TTACCACTCAGTTTGATCAACAAACCTTAGGCCGCTTTATTAAAGAGCTAAAACTCTTTTCTTTGGCAGAATCTCTGGGTGGTGTTGAAAGCTTAATTTGTCACCCCGCAACCATGACTCATGCGGCGATGGACGAGGCGGCGCAGTTAGAGGCGGGTATTACGCCTCGGCTATTACGAGTATCAGTGGGTATTGAAGAGGTCGAAGATCTGCTGGGCGACTTAAGCAATGCTTTTGCCAAAGTTTCGTCTGTTGACTCAAAGTTTGAAAAGGAGGTGAGTCATGGCTGATGAGCATATAGCAGCTGAGACCGTGTGTGATGTTACGGATAACACCGTAAGAAGCTACACAACGGGCGGGCATAAAGTCCACAAGTTTGGCGGCACCTGTCTTGCTACCTCTGAATCAATAAATGCCGTGTTAGAGATTTTAAAAACTCAAGCACAGCCAGGCGACATGGTTGTAGTGTCTGCCAATGGTAACGTCACCAATTGGTTGCTGGCGTTAATTGAGGGAGGAGTTCCTGATGGCAGTATCTTAGCTGAGTATTTTTCAGAGCTACAGCAAGAAGCACGTTTTTCTCAAACAATACTCCATCAAATTAAGTCTGATATCAAAACGATTGAAGAAGCAGCGCGTATCAATAAGCACTCATCAAGCGACATATTATCGTATGGTGAAATTTGGTCATCATTGATTTTGTCGGATCTATTAAATAACGAGGGATGCAAAGCGCAAGCGATTGACAGTTGTCGATGTTTAAAGTTAAACACCGATACTTATCAATACCCCTTTGATCAAGCTTTTGCTGACGCGGCACTAGATCAACTGTACCATCTTCATGCTGATAGCATTTTCGTGGTTACAGGGTTTATTGCATTAGACGCACAAGCTCAAAAAACCACACTGGGTAGGAACGGAAGCGATTTCTCGGCGACAGCTTTAGGCTATTTAATTAATTCCCCCAGCATTACGATCTGGACTGACGTTAACGGTATCTACACCGCTGATCCAAAAGTTATTGCGACTCCTTTACTGGTGGAAAGCTTAACATTATGTGAAGCACAGGCATTGTCCGAGCTAGGAGCCAATGTACTGCATGAAAAAACCGTTCTTCCTTTACTGTCTTATAAAGGGAGTGTTCACATTAAAAGCTTTAATCATCCCGATAAAGCTGGAACCCTAGTGTCGCAAGACATTACACCGACTAATCGCGTCAAAACCATTACTTTTAAACAGAAACTTCACAAAGTCTGTGTTCATTCAATTGATGAATTACAAGCCCGTCGAATTCAAAAGAAGTTAGCTGAAAAAAGTATTGCTAGTTATGTTAATGGTTACGATATTACACAGCATAAATTGACTTTTTATATCGAGAAAAGTGATGTTTTTGCCGTCACCTCGGCAATAAAAGCAATGCAGCATTATCCGTCAGTGCTACTGTCTAATATGACATTGATCTCTCTAGTGGGTCAAAATATACGCCAAGATAAACGTATCATCGAGCGGTTTATTAGACGTCTCAGTGCATTTGATACTCAGGAAATCCATTATCCTAATAACAGTCATAGTTTATCTGTCATCATTGATGATGAACATGCAAAGTGTTTACTCAAAGATCTACACACTAGCTTCTTCCATCAAGAGCCAACCGTGCCGATTGTTGTCCTTGGCTTCGGTAATATTGGGAAAAAGTTTATTGAGCTTATTCATCATGGTCGAGAGCGATTAGGGAAAAGTTTAAACCGCACGTTGCAGGTACTTGCTGTTGCTAATAGCCAGCGATTTATCTTTGATACTAATGGTCTGGACTTGTCTGAAATCGATAAAAAGTTAACCATTGCAGAGACAAACTCTAATGACCAAATTTTTAACTGGCTTGAGCAATATGCTGGTCGTGAGCTGATTATCGTTGACGCTACCGCCAGTAAAGGAATATCAGAACGTTATAAAGAGTTTGCCAACAATAAGTGGCATATTATTTCTGCAAACAAAATCGCGGCATCGGACAAACAGTTTGCTCGAGAAGTGGACTCAGTTCTTACCAATAACCGGCGGATCTGGAAAAAGAATACGACGGCTGGTGCGGGATTACCGATTCAAGCATGCATAAAAAACTTGTATGAGTCGGGCGATCAGATTGAAGAGCTTAGTGGTATATTTTCGGGATCGCTGTCTTGGTTGTTTAGTCAGTTTGATGGTTCTAAACCATTCACTGAATTATTAAAAGTCGCTCAAGACAATGCTTACACCGAGCCAGACCCGCGTGAGGATCTATCGGGTAATGATGTCATCCGCAAAATCCGTATTTTAGCCCAGCAACTTGGCTTTGAGGATGCGCCTGAGGATTTTGAGCCGGCTATTTCTGATGACTTGTTAGAGGGGGAACTGAGTTCATTCTGGCAAAAGGAATCTGCCATCAACGAGTATTATCAAGCGTTATTAGATCGAGCTAATGAGAGCGACGGTTTATTGCGTTATATCGCAACGCTGTCCCCTGAAAAGTTGTCGCTTAAACTTGAGGTTATCGACAGGTCACATCCTTTTGCGTCACTAAACCCCTGCGACAATGTGTTTCAGGTTGTTAGTGCATGGTACAAAGACAATCCATTAATTATTCAAGGCCCTGGAGCAGGGCGAGAAGTTACGGCGGGTGGCGTGCTAAATGATTTATGCGATTTGTTGAGGGGGCACTAATGTCATCACCGGTTATTCGTTCTGCTAAAGAAAGACCTTCTTACGAGGAGGCCCGAATTGCTGAGTTTTTGAATCAGCAGATCGCGGATCTCAACGGTAAGGTTAATGTCTCCTTTGAGTTTTTCCCACCGAATACTCCAGACATGCAGCAGACACTATGGTCAAGTATTAAAAAACTTGAGCCTTTGAGCCCCGAGTTTGTGTCAGTGACGTACGGTGCTGCTGCAAGCACCCGCTCGAGAACGCATGACGTGATCACTAAAATCATTCGTGAAACAGAGCTGACTGCAGTCCCTCACTTAACCTGTATAGGTTCGTCAGAAGCTGAAATAGAGCATATAGCTGAAGACTACTGGTCAAAAGGGGTACGTCACATCGTCGCCCTAAGAGGCGACTTAGGTGATGATGCGAACCCTGGCGACTTTGAGTATGCAACAGATTTAATTGCTAAATTAAAACAACTGCATGACTTTGAAATCAGCGTTGCTGCTTATCCAGAGGTTCATCCTGAAGCAGAAAGTGCAACGGCAGACTTACAGAATCTTAAACGTAAAATTGACGCAGGTGCCAGTCGTGCCATTAGCCAGTTTTTTTTCAGTGCCGAAAAATTTCTACGTTTTCGTGACGACTGTACTACGGAGGGGCTTGCGATTGACTTAACGCCTGGCATTCTGCCGGTGACTAACTTTCCACAGTTACAAAAGTTCGCCAAGTTTACTCAGGTTGATATTCCTTCTTGGATGTATAAGGTCTACGAAGGGTTGCAGGATGACCCTGATACTAGCCGGTTGATTGCATCACATATTGCGATTGAACAGGTAAAATTGTTGGTCAAAGAAGGGGTTAGTGATTTCCACTTTTATACGCTTAATCGTGCTGATCTCACTTATGCCATCTGCCACAGTCTGGGGAAACGAGCACTGCCATCTGTTGCATAAATAATATTGCAAAGGCAATATAAATATCGTAAAGTCGCCCAACGGTTATACTTAAAGGAGGCGCTACAGGCTCGGATAACTCTGGCTTATGACAAAAGTATGCTCACCTTATTGAGAACCGTTTGCAAATAATATTTATTCTTATATAATTCGGGCAAATCCTCCGAATGGTGGAACTCATGAGTAATTTGAATATTGAAAAAGTACTATCAGTAAAACACTGGAATGACACCCTATTTACTTTCGAAACCACGCGCGATCAAAGCTTACGTTTTAGAAATGGTGAGTTTATTATGATCGGTCTACCCCTTGAGGGTGGGAAGAAGGTGATGCGGGCATACAGCATTGCGAGTCCAAACTACGAAGAAAAGTTAGAGTTTTTTAGCATCAAAGTGCCTGATGGTGCTCTAACGTCTCGTTTGCAACACCTCAAGCCTGGCGATGAAGTTATGGTCAGTAAAAAGCCTACGGGTACTTTAGTTGTTGATGATTTGAAGAATGGTCGTAATTTATATTTACTCGCTACGGGTACAGGCTTAGCACCATTTTTGAGCATTATCCAGTGTCCTGAAACGTATGAGAAATTCGATAAAGTGATACTGTGTCATGGTGTACGCTATGTCAGCGAACTGTGTTACCAGCAAATGATCATGCAGGATCTGCCAAACCATGAATACCTTGGTGACATGATTGCAGAAAAGCTATTTTATTACCCCACGGTGACTCGTGAGCCTTATCAAAACCAGGGGCGTTTAACCCATGCCTTAGAGGAAGGGCAGGTTGAGCAGACACTAGGCCTAGATAAACTTGATCCTGCACACGATCGTGCCATGATTTGTGGCAGTCCAGCGATGCTTGATGACTTATCGAGGTTACTGAATGACAAAGGCTTTGAGATCAGTCCCAAGATGGGGATTCAAGGTGATTATGTTATTGAACGAGCTTTCGTCGAGTAGCTGAGGAATTATCTCGATTAGAAATAAGTAGAAAATAGCAACGAGAATAATAAAGTGACTAGAGAATAGCGCTGCATCATAAATACTTCATTCCATTAAAAGCCCCTTTGCGGGGCTTTTTTTGTCCATATAACTTTCCGTGCTTTCTCAAGAGTCCTTATAACCATATCGCATACTTTTATAGTGGTTAATTTGTAGAGAATAGACGTCTATACGCCAATAATAGCGGTCATAGTGATTAAAAGACCTAGTGATGTGACTGCGAAAGAACAACAACCTATTGGCTTAGCCAGTAAAGTTATTGGTGAAGAGCTGATAAGCAAGATACAAAACCTAAATACTCAAGAACTGAGTTGGCTCAGTGGCTATTGTATGGGGCTGCTAGACCATAGAAAGGGGACAGGTGTCGATGTCTCGTCGAGTTCCGTCGCAACATCAGCTGTTACGGCAACAGATGAGGCGACGCAAACAAAACCCGTATTGGTACTTTACGCCTCACAAACAGGAAATGCGCAAAATATCGCTGAGAAGCTTGAACAAAGTTTATCAGCCAATGGTATCGAAACAATCTTGAAATCCTCTCTGGATATCAAGGTTAAAGAACTTACTCATTATTCTGCGGTGTTGGTGGCAGCTTCGACACATGGTGAGGGCGAGCCTCCGGATGATGCTATCGAATTCCATGAAGCCTTAACCAGCAAGAAAGGTGCTAAGAAGCGACCCAAACTGGATGATGTTAAGCATGCCGTGTTGGGGCTGGGCGACTCCAGTTACGAGTTTTTCTGCCAAACGGCCAAAGATTTTGAGCAAGCTTTAGCTGATAGTGGTTCAGTGGCTTTGCTGGAGCCGGTGCTGTGTGACGTTGATTATGACGAAGCGGCCGATGCTTGGGTGACTCAGGTAACAGCCTCTTTAAAAGATTACCTAAGCTCGATGAGCGGCAGCGTAGTTGATGGCGCGGTAAATACCCTGGCGGTTCAAAGCGAATCTTCTGAGCAAGTTTACGATAAAAATAATCCGTTCACCGCGACAGTGGAAACGATTCAACGTATTACCGGACAAGGGTCACCGAAAGAAACCTATCATGTGGAAATTGATATTTCGGACTCAGGTATTATTTATGAACCGGGTGATTCACTAGGGATTATTGCACACAATAAGCCTGAGCTAGTTGCGGAGGTGTTAAGCTTACTGAGTTTGGAGGCTTCTGAAAGTGTCACTTACAAAGGCCAGCCAACCACGTTACAGAGTTTTTTAACTGAAAAAGCTGAACTGACTTTAGTCAATAAGCAGTCAGTCAAATCTTTATTAGAAATATCAGCCAATGACGAGTTGCAGAAAATTCATGACGAAGATTTTGGCGGTTTTATAGAAAACCACCAGTTTGTGGACTTGCTTCATCTTGCTAAACCTACTATCACGGCGCAACAGTTGGTCGATCTTCTAAAGCCAATTAACCCCAGGCTTTACTCGATTTCATCAAGCTTAGAAGAAACGCCTGATGACGTTCATCTGACCTTAAATCATGTTGTCACAAGCAATCGGTTGGGGCAGCGCTATGGGTTAGCCAGTCACTTTCTAACGCAAAGTTTAGAGGAAGGTGATGGCGTTGGTATCTTTATCGAGAAAAATCCAAAGTTTAAGCTACCGCTTGGCGAAAAACCGATCATTATGGTGGGGCCAGGTGCAGGGGTTGCTCCGTTTAGAGCCTTTTTACAGCATCGTGATGCCACCGATAATGCGGGAAAGAATTGGTTGTTCTTTGGTAACCCTTATTTTAATACAGATTTTCTTTATCAGGTTGAAATCCAGAGTTACTTAAAATCAGGAACACTTTCTAAGCTTGACTTGGCCTTTTCAAGAGACGCTGAAAATGGCGATAAAGTTTATGTGCAACAAAAGCTATTGGAGAAGTCGGCAGAAGTCTGGCAGTGGTTAGAGCAAGGTGCATACTTTTATGTTTGTGGGGATATGCACCGTATGGCAAAAGATGTCGAAACAGCCTTGTTAAGCATTATTCAAACCCAAGGTGGTAAAAGCGAAGCGCAAGCGAAGCAGTATTTAAAGCAATTGAAGTTAGATAATCGTTACCAGAGGGATATTTACTAATGAGCAAAGTAAAACCAACGCAATACGATGCAGAGCGTCACTCTGAAGTAGAAACGATAAAAGTTAACAGTAATTACTTACGCGGAACGTTAGAGGACAGCCTACAGGCTGAAGTCACTGGTGCGATTGCTGATGACGATCAAATGATCATTAAATTCCATGGCTCTTACATGCAGGACGACCGTGATTTGCGCGCTGAGCGGCGTAAACAAAAGCTTGAGCCTTTGTATTCATTTATGATCCGTGCACGTTTACCGGGGGGGATTGCGACCTCAGAGCAGTATAAGGTTTTGTCTGATATCGCTCAGCAGTATGGACACAGCAGTTTGCGTTTAACCACACGACAAACGTTTCAATGGCATGGCATTTTTAAGCGTGATCTAAAAAATACCATTGCTGGTATCAATAAGACTTTGGTCGACTCAATTGCTGCTTGTGGTGATGTAAACCGCAATGTCATGGCTAACCCGTTGTATGAAACCTCAAAGCTTCAAACAGAGGTTTATGAATGGTCAAAGAAGATCAGTGAACACCTATTGCCCAGCACTAATGCTTATCATGAAATTTGGTTAGATGGAGAAAAGGTCGAAACTTCTGAAGAGCCCATCTACGGAAAAACCTATTTGCCTCGTAAGTTTAAAATTGCCATCGCGGTTCCACCCTATAATGATGTCGATATTTATGCGAACGATATCGGTCTGGTAGCAATAGCTGATGGAGATAAATTATTAGGGTTTAATATCCTTGTCGGCGGTGGTATGGGAAGTTCTCACAATGACCCAGACACTTACCCAAGAGCTGCGACAGTTATTGGGTTTAGTCAGCCCGAAAACACCATCGCTGTGGTTGAAAATATTTTAAAAGTTCAGCGTGATTATGGTAATCGTGAAGTGCGTAAGTTAGCGCGCTTGAAGTATACGGTCGACCGCTTGACTGTCGATGGCTTCAAGGACATCTTGGCCGAATACTTGGGGTATAGTTTACAACCAGAACAACCATTTGAGTTTGAGCATAATGGTGATCGCTACGGCTGGACACAAACCGATGATGGCAATTGGCATCTGACCCTGTACATTCACAGTGGGCGAATTAAAGATACCGAAGAGTCTCAGACTTTTAGTGGACTTAGGGCTATTGCCGATATCCATGATGGTGAGTTTCGCTGCTCACCAAACCAAAACATTATCATCAGCAATGTTTCTGACGATAATAAAGACACCATACAAAAAATTATCGAGCAGCACGGCATCAGTATTGGTCAAACTGAAACGCCAACACGCTTAAATTCGCTGGCTTGTGTTGCATTCCCGACCTGTGCTTTAGCGATGGCCGAAGCGGAGCGTTACTTGCCAACCTTGATGGATTTGATTGAAGAAAAACTTCAAAAGTACAGTATTGCGGACACGCCGATTAATATTCGAATGACGGGTTGTCCAAATGGTTGCGCACGTCCTTATTTAGGTGAGATTGGTTTCGTCGGTAAAGCGCCTGGAAAATATAACCTTTACCTAGGCGCGAGCCACCAAGGCGATCGTGTTAACAAGCTGTATCGTGAAAATATTAACGAGGCGCAAATCCTTGAAGCACTGGACCCATTATTTAAGGCTTATGCTGCTGAGCGTGACTCTGGCGAACACTTCGGCGACTTTGTGATTCGACAAGGCTTTGTCAATGCGGTTCATAATGGCGCAGACTTTCACAGCTTCTAGCAAGGTAATGGAGTATTGATGTCTTTGCTAAATGAATCTTGGGTTGAGCAGGTCAACCAAAAGTTAGGGCACTCTAGTGCGCAGGAGCGAATTGAGTATGCTCTGCAACACTTGCCCGATAACTTTGCCCTAGCATCAAGTTTTGGTGCCCAGTCTGCAGTCAGTTTACATCTACTGACGCAGGCTAAACCTGACATTTCTGTGATTTTGGTCGATACCGGCTATCTGTTTGCAGAAACTTATCAGTTTGTTGATGAGCTAGTCGAACGGTTGGACTTAAACTTGAAGGTCTATAGAAGTCAGCTAAGTCCAGCTTGGCAAGAGGCTCGTTATGGTAAGGAGTGGGAAAAGGGTAAGCAGGGAATTGTAGCTTACAATCAGCGCAATAAAGTTGAGCCTATGGAGCGAGCTCTTGATGAGTTGGGCGTTAGCACTTGGTTTTCTGGGCTGCGCCGCCAGCAATCTCAGTCCAGAAATCAGCTACCAGTAGTACAGGCGTTTAAAGGGCGTATCAAGGTCCACCCGATTATCGACTGGAGCAATAAAGACATTCACCAGTACCTAAAAAAACACCGACTCCCGTATCATCCTCTATGGGACAGAGGCTATGTCTCGATTGGTGATACACACAGCACAACGCCCATCACCGAGGACATGTCAGAAGAGGATACTCGTTTTGGTGGCCTAGTTCGTGAGTGTGGGTTACATGTCGATACGCTGTCAGGTCTTTAACAGACGAGTACAGTATTTGTGGATAGTGATATAAAAAGGCAGCTCTAGGGCTGCCTTTGTTGGTCTTTATATTGATTGGTTATATGTCGGCTAGATGTGCCACATCTGATGCATCGGGAGTGGTTTTTCTCTTTCACGCTCCTCAATACTATTCGCCAGCTGTAGTGAAGAGGTATAGTCTTGATGGATATATTGACTTAACTGCTCACTCGTTATGTGCGGCGCGAAATAATTGATAAAGTCTTTCATGTATTTTTTGAGAAAAATATTCTTATTGAAAGCTAACCAAGTTGTGCATCGAGGTAATATATCTTTGGTCGAGTAACCCAGTAAGTCCCTATCTTGCTGTGGTGAAAAAGCCATGCTTGCGATAATGCCGATACCAAACCCATTTCGGACGTAGGTTTTGATAACGTCAGCATCGCGCGCTGTAAATACAATATTGGGCTCCAGCTTTTCTTTCCTGAAAGCGCTGGTAAGGCTTGAGTTCTTGGCGCTACCAATAAAGGGGTAGGTGACGATAGGGTACTTCGCAAGATCTTCTAGCTCGATTTTTCTCAGGTCGCCTAGTGGGTGCTCATGAGGGAACAGAATGGTCCGATCCCACTGAAAGCAAGGGATTTTAACGATATTAGCGCCTAGATCGATATTGCCAGAGGCGATGGCAAAATCCACTTCTTGTTTTTGTAGCTGAGTTAAAATTTGATCAGAAGTCCCTTGCTGGAGATCAATGGTTAAATTGGGGTAACGCTTATGAAAGTTCGCAAAGACTTTAGGTAACACATATTGTGCTTGGGTCTGGGTCGTCGCAATAGAAAAGTTTCCTGAGTCGCTTTGGTTCGCAACACTGGTGATATTTTTAATGTGATTAATTTCGTGCACGATCTTACGAGAACGATTCAGTATTTCATCACCCAGTTCAGTGATTCCTACCAGCTGTTTGCCGTTACGCTCGAAAATCTTGGTTTCTAACTCGCTTTCCAATAAGCGCAATTGTTTACTGATACCTGGTTGAGAGGTATATAATTTCTCTGCTGCCTTAGTAATGCTTAGATTATTATCAGCAATGGCAATCAGGTAGTTAAGCTGCTGTAACTTCATAACGGTATTTTTCTGTAACCCCTTAAAGAGCCGATGTTATACGTATGGATGGCTAAAAGCAACCTTCTTATTCCATTGAGTTATAAGGAAGCGACGAAAGATTATTTCTGGTTAAAGGGGGATAAATGTTTAGATATAGCCATCTAAACGGTCAGTGGTTAGCGTTATGGAATATTTCCCAATAACAGTTCGACTTCAAGAGCAGCAGTGCCTCATTGTGGGTGGTGGGGAGATCGCGTCACGTAAACTTAAAAGCTTACTCAAGGCGCATGCTAAAGTCAGCTTGGTGGCCACAGAGTTTAATGCGGAAGTTCGAGAGTTAGCAAAAGAGCATCAGCTCACTTTATATCAGCAGCCATTTGATGAATCGCTGGTGAAAGGGAATTACCTCATTGTCGCTGCGACTGACAATAACGCACTTAATCGTGAAGTCAGTGTTTTAGCTCGTCAGCACAATATATGGATTAATGTGGTGGATGATCTTGAGTTAAGCACTTTTATCATGCCAGCAATCGTTGATCGCTCTCCATTATTGGTGGCGGTATCGACGGGTGGCGTGTCGCCGGTATTGGCGCGTAAAATTCGTGAAAAGCTTGAATGGATCTTGCCTAATAATTTAGGAGGTTTATTGCAACGGCTAAAAGATTTTAGGCCAAAAGTAAAAAAAAAATTTAGAGACTTAAAAGCTAAGCGAACGTTTTCAGAGTGGTACATTGAAAATGCTATCGAGAAGCCGGACACCCTAAGTCGTGACTTTGATGAAACAGTGGCGACTTATGAAGGTATTTCGGACGATAGAGGCAAAGTCTATCTTGTCGGTGCAGGTCCGGGCGATCCCGAGTTACTGACCTTAAAAGCGCTGAAAGTCTTACAAAAAGCGGATATTGTGTTGCATGATGCGCTGGTGTCAGAGGCTATTTTAGAGTTAGTGCGTCGTGATGCGACTTTGGTTAACGTGGGCAAGAGAGCAAAAAAACATAGCGTAGTGCAAGAAGAGACAAACCAGCTATTGGTTAACTATGCGCAACAGGGATTATCGGTGGTGCGTCTAAAAGGTGGTGATCCTTTTATTTATGGCCGTGGCGGTGAGGAACTTGAACATCTAGTAGCTGCCTCAGTTAACTACGAAGTAATTCCCGGCATTACAGCAGCATCCGGCTGTTCGAGTTATGCGGGTATAC
The Kangiella marina DNA segment above includes these coding regions:
- the metL gene encoding bifunctional aspartate kinase/homoserine dehydrogenase II, whose product is MADEHIAAETVCDVTDNTVRSYTTGGHKVHKFGGTCLATSESINAVLEILKTQAQPGDMVVVSANGNVTNWLLALIEGGVPDGSILAEYFSELQQEARFSQTILHQIKSDIKTIEEAARINKHSSSDILSYGEIWSSLILSDLLNNEGCKAQAIDSCRCLKLNTDTYQYPFDQAFADAALDQLYHLHADSIFVVTGFIALDAQAQKTTLGRNGSDFSATALGYLINSPSITIWTDVNGIYTADPKVIATPLLVESLTLCEAQALSELGANVLHEKTVLPLLSYKGSVHIKSFNHPDKAGTLVSQDITPTNRVKTITFKQKLHKVCVHSIDELQARRIQKKLAEKSIASYVNGYDITQHKLTFYIEKSDVFAVTSAIKAMQHYPSVLLSNMTLISLVGQNIRQDKRIIERFIRRLSAFDTQEIHYPNNSHSLSVIIDDEHAKCLLKDLHTSFFHQEPTVPIVVLGFGNIGKKFIELIHHGRERLGKSLNRTLQVLAVANSQRFIFDTNGLDLSEIDKKLTIAETNSNDQIFNWLEQYAGRELIIVDATASKGISERYKEFANNKWHIISANKIAASDKQFAREVDSVLTNNRRIWKKNTTAGAGLPIQACIKNLYESGDQIEELSGIFSGSLSWLFSQFDGSKPFTELLKVAQDNAYTEPDPREDLSGNDVIRKIRILAQQLGFEDAPEDFEPAISDDLLEGELSSFWQKESAINEYYQALLDRANESDGLLRYIATLSPEKLSLKLEVIDRSHPFASLNPCDNVFQVVSAWYKDNPLIIQGPGAGREVTAGGVLNDLCDLLRGH
- the metF gene encoding methylenetetrahydrofolate reductase — its product is MSSPVIRSAKERPSYEEARIAEFLNQQIADLNGKVNVSFEFFPPNTPDMQQTLWSSIKKLEPLSPEFVSVTYGAAASTRSRTHDVITKIIRETELTAVPHLTCIGSSEAEIEHIAEDYWSKGVRHIVALRGDLGDDANPGDFEYATDLIAKLKQLHDFEISVAAYPEVHPEAESATADLQNLKRKIDAGASRAISQFFFSAEKFLRFRDDCTTEGLAIDLTPGILPVTNFPQLQKFAKFTQVDIPSWMYKVYEGLQDDPDTSRLIASHIAIEQVKLLVKEGVSDFHFYTLNRADLTYAICHSLGKRALPSVA
- a CDS encoding ferredoxin--NADP reductase, translating into MSNLNIEKVLSVKHWNDTLFTFETTRDQSLRFRNGEFIMIGLPLEGGKKVMRAYSIASPNYEEKLEFFSIKVPDGALTSRLQHLKPGDEVMVSKKPTGTLVVDDLKNGRNLYLLATGTGLAPFLSIIQCPETYEKFDKVILCHGVRYVSELCYQQMIMQDLPNHEYLGDMIAEKLFYYPTVTREPYQNQGRLTHALEEGQVEQTLGLDKLDPAHDRAMICGSPAMLDDLSRLLNDKGFEISPKMGIQGDYVIERAFVE
- a CDS encoding diflavin oxidoreductase, whose product is MIKRPSDVTAKEQQPIGLASKVIGEELISKIQNLNTQELSWLSGYCMGLLDHRKGTGVDVSSSSVATSAVTATDEATQTKPVLVLYASQTGNAQNIAEKLEQSLSANGIETILKSSLDIKVKELTHYSAVLVAASTHGEGEPPDDAIEFHEALTSKKGAKKRPKLDDVKHAVLGLGDSSYEFFCQTAKDFEQALADSGSVALLEPVLCDVDYDEAADAWVTQVTASLKDYLSSMSGSVVDGAVNTLAVQSESSEQVYDKNNPFTATVETIQRITGQGSPKETYHVEIDISDSGIIYEPGDSLGIIAHNKPELVAEVLSLLSLEASESVTYKGQPTTLQSFLTEKAELTLVNKQSVKSLLEISANDELQKIHDEDFGGFIENHQFVDLLHLAKPTITAQQLVDLLKPINPRLYSISSSLEETPDDVHLTLNHVVTSNRLGQRYGLASHFLTQSLEEGDGVGIFIEKNPKFKLPLGEKPIIMVGPGAGVAPFRAFLQHRDATDNAGKNWLFFGNPYFNTDFLYQVEIQSYLKSGTLSKLDLAFSRDAENGDKVYVQQKLLEKSAEVWQWLEQGAYFYVCGDMHRMAKDVETALLSIIQTQGGKSEAQAKQYLKQLKLDNRYQRDIY
- the cysI gene encoding assimilatory sulfite reductase (NADPH) hemoprotein subunit, with the translated sequence MSKVKPTQYDAERHSEVETIKVNSNYLRGTLEDSLQAEVTGAIADDDQMIIKFHGSYMQDDRDLRAERRKQKLEPLYSFMIRARLPGGIATSEQYKVLSDIAQQYGHSSLRLTTRQTFQWHGIFKRDLKNTIAGINKTLVDSIAACGDVNRNVMANPLYETSKLQTEVYEWSKKISEHLLPSTNAYHEIWLDGEKVETSEEPIYGKTYLPRKFKIAIAVPPYNDVDIYANDIGLVAIADGDKLLGFNILVGGGMGSSHNDPDTYPRAATVIGFSQPENTIAVVENILKVQRDYGNREVRKLARLKYTVDRLTVDGFKDILAEYLGYSLQPEQPFEFEHNGDRYGWTQTDDGNWHLTLYIHSGRIKDTEESQTFSGLRAIADIHDGEFRCSPNQNIIISNVSDDNKDTIQKIIEQHGISIGQTETPTRLNSLACVAFPTCALAMAEAERYLPTLMDLIEEKLQKYSIADTPINIRMTGCPNGCARPYLGEIGFVGKAPGKYNLYLGASHQGDRVNKLYRENINEAQILEALDPLFKAYAAERDSGEHFGDFVIRQGFVNAVHNGADFHSF
- a CDS encoding phosphoadenylyl-sulfate reductase — its product is MSLLNESWVEQVNQKLGHSSAQERIEYALQHLPDNFALASSFGAQSAVSLHLLTQAKPDISVILVDTGYLFAETYQFVDELVERLDLNLKVYRSQLSPAWQEARYGKEWEKGKQGIVAYNQRNKVEPMERALDELGVSTWFSGLRRQQSQSRNQLPVVQAFKGRIKVHPIIDWSNKDIHQYLKKHRLPYHPLWDRGYVSIGDTHSTTPITEDMSEEDTRFGGLVRECGLHVDTLSGL
- a CDS encoding LysR substrate-binding domain-containing protein, with translation MKLQQLNYLIAIADNNLSITKAAEKLYTSQPGISKQLRLLESELETKIFERNGKQLVGITELGDEILNRSRKIVHEINHIKNITSVANQSDSGNFSIATTQTQAQYVLPKVFANFHKRYPNLTIDLQQGTSDQILTQLQKQEVDFAIASGNIDLGANIVKIPCFQWDRTILFPHEHPLGDLRKIELEDLAKYPIVTYPFIGSAKNSSLTSAFRKEKLEPNIVFTARDADVIKTYVRNGFGIGIIASMAFSPQQDRDLLGYSTKDILPRCTTWLAFNKNIFLKKYMKDFINYFAPHITSEQLSQYIHQDYTSSLQLANSIEEREREKPLPMHQMWHI
- the cysG gene encoding siroheme synthase CysG; the protein is MEYFPITVRLQEQQCLIVGGGEIASRKLKSLLKAHAKVSLVATEFNAEVRELAKEHQLTLYQQPFDESLVKGNYLIVAATDNNALNREVSVLARQHNIWINVVDDLELSTFIMPAIVDRSPLLVAVSTGGVSPVLARKIREKLEWILPNNLGGLLQRLKDFRPKVKKKFRDLKAKRTFSEWYIENAIEKPDTLSRDFDETVATYEGISDDRGKVYLVGAGPGDPELLTLKALKVLQKADIVLHDALVSEAILELVRRDATLVNVGKRAKKHSVVQEETNQLLVNYAQQGLSVVRLKGGDPFIYGRGGEELEHLVAASVNYEVIPGITAASGCSSYAGIPLTHREHSQTVMFITAHCKQSEDTLNWKSLAREQQTVVVYMGLLRNEVLVEQLMKHGRAGHTPIAVIENGTLPLQRVVTGRLQDLPSLVKQHQVVSPSIIVIGEVTALANKLSWFEHSKLLPAEHCNDASSAVRHLTAKTKKQSNFEEKVKEAV